The following proteins are co-located in the Camelina sativa cultivar DH55 chromosome 12, Cs, whole genome shotgun sequence genome:
- the LOC104730196 gene encoding uncharacterized protein LOC104730196: MKQSSWGCTIFIQLSLCLIVYVSLHLGDPFFSSNDVDNATPLDLYFISVAGGGFRPLHRQTHLLRLMEKAAETYKAKFVVSSSEHGEDDPLLQHATRVSSSLKLPWYTRKKGSGYSRERIAMPFNGSLDVVFVDIGSLQQEVLGGTLNGSTISQLKGLTRILKAADGDWRIVVGSDSVLTLRKEAKEFARTFHQIMTKYGVNLYISEKGCTSESLTCITVPNQSENRGLTSDSNKREIEDGFLLHRVSFSEFVTYTINSSGQVIDTRLVKQQGKDTM; this comes from the exons atgaAGCAATCGTCATGGGGTTGTACAATCTTCATACAGTTATCTCTCTGTCTCATCGTCTATGTGTCTCTGCATTTGGGTGACCCATTCTTCTCTAGTAACGACGTTGACAATGCCACACCTCTAGATCTTTATTTCATCTCCGTCGCTGGTGGAGGTTTCAGGCCTCTTCACCGCCAAACTCACCTTCTCCGATTG ATGGAGAAAGCTGCAGAAACTTACAAGGCAAAATTTGTGGTGAGCTCAAGTGAACATGGAGAAGATGACCCACTCCTGCAACAT GCTACTCGAGTGTCTTCTTCATTGAAACTTCCATG GTACACTAGAAAGAAAGGATCTGGATATTCCAGAGAGCGCATCGCAATGCCTTTTAATGGATCCTTGGATGTTGTTTTCGTAGACATTGGCTCACTACAGCAG GAAGTACTCGGTGGAACATTGAATGGCTCGACGATCAGTCAATTGAAAGGGCTAACAAGGATTCTCAAAGCAGCAGATGGAGACTG GCGTATTGTTGTTGGATCAGACTCGGTACTCACTCTAAGGAAGGAGGCCAAGGAATTTGCAAGGACATTTCATCAAATCATGACCAAATATGGAGTG AACTTATATATAAGCGAAAAAGGCTGCACCAGCGAGAGCTTGACTTGCATTACGGTTCCTAATCAATCAGAGAACCGAGGTCTAACTTCTGATAGTAATAAGAG AGAAATTGAAGATGGGTTTCTTCTTCACAGAGTTAGCTTCTCAGAGTTT GTTACTTACACTATCAACTCATCAGGACAAGTCATTGACACAAGATTAGTTAAGCAGCAAGGCAAAGACACCATGTAA
- the LOC104730191 gene encoding CRS2-associated factor 1, mitochondrial-like isoform X1 produces the protein MFLIRLSRHNRSSFTLLTRRLHRGSDQTESPSRLRDHYNFQPPPPLSTSSENHDFIQKKKKPKPQYRPPSSLEGVKKMHSDLPFDFRFSYTESSSNVRPIGLREPKYSPFGPQRLDREWTGVCAPAVDPKLESVDGVEDPNLEEKRRKLREKIQGASLTEAERKFLVELCQRNKTKRQVNLGRDGLTHNMLNDIYNHWKHAEAVRVKCLGVPTLDMKNVIFHLEDKTFGQVVSKHSGTLVLYRGRNYDPKKRPKIPLMLWKPHEPVYPRLIKTAIDGLSIEETKAMRKKGLAVPALTKLAKNGYYGSLVPMVRDAFLVSELVRIDCLGLERKDYKKIGAKLRDLVPCILVTFDKEQVVIWRGKDYKPPKDDDEYSSFIHHESSIDTDLSCSRVAQDSPDETNRT, from the exons ATGTTCTTAATTCGTCTCTCCCGCCATAATCGATCCTCTTTTACACTTCTCACCCGCCGCCTTCACCGCGGTTCAGACCAAACAGAGTCACCCTCACGGCTCCGAGACCATTACAATTTTCAACCACCGCCGCCGTTGTCTACATCCTCTGAAAATCATGACTTtatccaaaagaagaagaagccgaaGCCGCAGTACCGCCCGCCTTCGTCACTGGAAGGTGTGAAGAAGATGCACTCTGATCTTCCCTTTGATTTCCGGTTCAGTTACACGGAGAGTAGTTCAAATGTTAGGCCAATTGGTTTGAGAGAACCAAAGTATTCTCCTTTCGGTCCTCAACGCTTGGACCGGGAATGGACCGGTGTCTGTGCTCCTGCCGTTGATCCTAAGTTAGAGTCTGTGGACGGAGTGGAGGATCCGAACTtggaagagaaaagaaggaaacttAGGGAGAAGATCCAAGGGGCTTCACTTACTGAAGCTGAAAGGAAATTTCTTGTGGAGCTTTGTCAGAGGAACAAAACTAAGAGACAAGTTAATCTTG GGCGAGATGGTTTGACTCACAATATGTTGAATGATATCTATAATCATTGGAAACATGCTGAAGCAGTTCGTGTCAAGTGTCTTGGAGTCCCAACTCTTGATATGAAGAACGTTATCTTCCACCTTGAG GACAAAACGTTTGGCCaagtagtgtctaaacactctgGTACCCTTGTGTTATATAGAGGGCGGAACTACGATCCCAAGAAAAGGCCCAAGATCCCATTGATGTTGTGGAAACCTCACGAACCGGTGTACCCTAGGTTGATTAAAACAGCAATTGATGGCTTAAGCATTGAAGAGACCAAAGCTATGAGAAAGAAAGGGCTAGCAGTTCCTGCCCTGACAAAACTAG CCAAGAATGGCTATTACGGTAGTCTTGTTCCGATGGTGAGAGATGCTTTCCTCGTGAGTGAATTGGTACGGATTGATTGCTTGGGACTAGAGAGAAAGGATTACAAGAAAATTGGAGCAAAGCTTAGG GATTTGGTCCCTTGCATCCTGGTGACATTCGACAAGGAGCAGGTCGTGATTTGGAGGGGTAAAGACTATAAGCCAcccaaagatgatgatgaatattcGTCCTTCATTCATCATGAATCTTCCATAGACACCGATTTAAGTTGTAGCAGAGTAGCTCAAGATTCTCCAGACGAGACAAATAGAACTTAA
- the LOC109127901 gene encoding LOW QUALITY PROTEIN: uncharacterized protein LOC109127901 (The sequence of the model RefSeq protein was modified relative to this genomic sequence to represent the inferred CDS: inserted 2 bases in 1 codon) codes for MKERVLPQCLRWWWWRRFDWTIHHHFNKWFVNKYLKSSDPLPPEEKIXSGSRASYLN; via the exons ATGAAAGAGAGAGTGTTACCACAATGTCTG agatggtggtggtggaggagatttgATTGGACGATTCATCACCACTTTAACAAGTGGTTCGTCAACAAATACTTGAAATCATCGGATCCGCTTCCACCGGAAGAAAAAAT CTCCGGGAGCAGAGCCTCATACTTAAACTAa
- the LOC104733196 gene encoding CRS2-associated factor 1, mitochondrial-like gives MFLIRLSRHNRSSFTLLTRRLHRGSDQTESPSRLRDHYNFQPPPPLSTSSENHDFIQKKKKPKPQYRPPSSLEGVKKMHSDLPFDFRFSYTESSSNVRPIGLREPKYSPFGPQRLDREWTGVCAPAVDPKLESVDGVEDPNLEEKRRKLREKIQGASLTEAERKFLVELCQRNK, from the coding sequence ATGTTCTTAATTCGTCTCTCCCGCCATAATCGATCCTCTTTTACACTTCTCACCCGCCGCCTTCACCGCGGTTCAGACCAAACAGAGTCACCCTCACGGCTCCGAGACCATTACAATTTTCAACCACCGCCGCCGTTGTCTACATCCTCTGAAAATCATGACTTtatccaaaagaagaagaagccgaaGCCGCAGTACCGCCCGCCTTCGTCACTGGAAGGTGTGAAGAAGATGCACTCTGATCTTCCCTTTGATTTCCGGTTCAGTTACACGGAGAGTAGTTCAAATGTTAGGCCAATTGGTTTGAGAGAACCAAAGTATTCTCCTTTCGGTCCTCAACGCTTGGACCGGGAATGGACCGGTGTCTGTGCTCCTGCCGTTGATCCTAAGTTAGAGTCTGTGGACGGAGTGGAGGATCCGAACTtggaagagaaaagaaggaaacttAGGGAGAAGATCCAAGGGGCTTCACTTACTGAAGCTGAAAGGAAATTTCTTGTGGAGCTTTGTCAGAGGAACAAA
- the LOC104730194 gene encoding uncharacterized protein LOC104730194, which yields MARRSGDCMRCLVVFAVVSALVVCGPALYWKFNKGFVGSTPRTNSLCPPCVCDCPPPLSLLQIAPGLANLSITDCGSGDPELKQEMEKQFVDLLTEELKLQEAVADEHSRHMNVTLAEAKRVASQYQKEAEKCNAATEICESARERAEALLIKERKITSLWEKRARQSGWEGE from the exons ATGGCTCGTCGATCTGGAGATTGCATGAGATGTCTGGTGGTATTCGCGGTTGTATCAGCTTTAGTAGTGTGTGGACCTGCTCTTTATTGGAAATTCAACAAGGGTTTCGTTGGATCCACCCCTCGTACCAACTCTCTTTGTCCTCCTTGCGTTTGTGATTGTCCACCTCCTTTGTCTCTCCTTCAGATTGCTCCTG GGCTTGCAAATCTCTCTATCACAG ATTGTGGAAGCGGTGATCCAGAGCTCAAACAGGAGATGGAGAAACAGTTTGTAGACCTTCTGACCGAGGAGCTGAAGCTGCAAGAAGCAGTTGCAGATGAGCATAGCCGTCATATGAATGTTACCCTCGCTGAAGCTAAAAGGGTTGCATCTCAGTACCAAAAGGAGGCTGAGAAGTGCAATGCCGCTACTGAGATTTGTGAATCAGCTAGAGAGAGAGCTGAAGCTTTGTTGATCAAGGAGAGGAAGATCACTTCTTTGTGGGAGAAGAGAGCTCGGCAATCAGGTTGGGAAGGTGAGTAA
- the LOC104733197 gene encoding D-3-phosphoglycerate dehydrogenase 1, chloroplastic-like translates to MPSAVAACFSISVATNNPNTILVAEKICEASVKLLEDFANVDRSYNMTRLNMTPEELNTKVSLCNASIVHSETKVGRDVFESSRGRLRTLGRTGTCNVDLSAATDFGCLFVNAPRPNTIAAAEHATALMPSMAQADAVSSV, encoded by the exons ATGCCGTCAGCCGTGGCCGCATGTTTCTCGATCTCCGTCGCCACCAACAAC CCTAATACGATCCTCGTTGCTGAGAAGATCTGTGAGGCTAGTGTAAAGCTCTTGGAGGATTTCGCGAATGTCGACCGCTCGTATAACATGACTAGGCTAAACATGACCCCCGAGGAGCTGAATACTAAGGTCTCTCTCTGTAACGCTTCGATCGTGCATAGTGAAACCAAGGTTGGCCGTGATGTCTTTGAATCGTCTCGCGGACGGTTGAGGACTCTCGGACGCACTGGTACATGCAACGTGGATCTGAGTGCAGCCACGGACTTTGGATGTCTGTTCGTCAACGCGCCGAGGCCTAACACCATCGCTGCTGCTGAGCACGCAACCGCTCTTATGCCTTCCATGGCCCAAGCTGATGCCGTGTCGTCTGTGTGA
- the LOC104730191 gene encoding CRS2-associated factor 1, mitochondrial-like isoform X2, with protein sequence MFLIRLSRHNRSSFTLLTRRLHRGSDQTESPSRLRDHYNFQPPPPLSTSSENHDFIQKKKKPKPQYRPPSSLEGVKKMHSDLPFDFRFSYTESSSNVRPIGLREPKYSPFGPQRLDREWTGVCAPAVDPKLESVDGVEDPNLEEKRRKLREKIQGASLTEAERKFLVELCQRNKTKRQVNLGRDGLTHNMLNDIYNHWKHAEAVRVKCLGVPTLDMKNVIFHLEDKTFGQVVSKHSGTLVLYRGRNYDPKKRPKIPLMLWKPHEPVYPRLIKTAIDGLSIEETKAMRKKGLAVPALTKLAKNGYYGSLVPMVRDAFLVSELVRIDCLGLERKDYKKIGAKLRDLVPCILVTFDKEQVVIWRGFGPLHPGDIRQGAGRDLEG encoded by the exons ATGTTCTTAATTCGTCTCTCCCGCCATAATCGATCCTCTTTTACACTTCTCACCCGCCGCCTTCACCGCGGTTCAGACCAAACAGAGTCACCCTCACGGCTCCGAGACCATTACAATTTTCAACCACCGCCGCCGTTGTCTACATCCTCTGAAAATCATGACTTtatccaaaagaagaagaagccgaaGCCGCAGTACCGCCCGCCTTCGTCACTGGAAGGTGTGAAGAAGATGCACTCTGATCTTCCCTTTGATTTCCGGTTCAGTTACACGGAGAGTAGTTCAAATGTTAGGCCAATTGGTTTGAGAGAACCAAAGTATTCTCCTTTCGGTCCTCAACGCTTGGACCGGGAATGGACCGGTGTCTGTGCTCCTGCCGTTGATCCTAAGTTAGAGTCTGTGGACGGAGTGGAGGATCCGAACTtggaagagaaaagaaggaaacttAGGGAGAAGATCCAAGGGGCTTCACTTACTGAAGCTGAAAGGAAATTTCTTGTGGAGCTTTGTCAGAGGAACAAAACTAAGAGACAAGTTAATCTTG GGCGAGATGGTTTGACTCACAATATGTTGAATGATATCTATAATCATTGGAAACATGCTGAAGCAGTTCGTGTCAAGTGTCTTGGAGTCCCAACTCTTGATATGAAGAACGTTATCTTCCACCTTGAG GACAAAACGTTTGGCCaagtagtgtctaaacactctgGTACCCTTGTGTTATATAGAGGGCGGAACTACGATCCCAAGAAAAGGCCCAAGATCCCATTGATGTTGTGGAAACCTCACGAACCGGTGTACCCTAGGTTGATTAAAACAGCAATTGATGGCTTAAGCATTGAAGAGACCAAAGCTATGAGAAAGAAAGGGCTAGCAGTTCCTGCCCTGACAAAACTAG CCAAGAATGGCTATTACGGTAGTCTTGTTCCGATGGTGAGAGATGCTTTCCTCGTGAGTGAATTGGTACGGATTGATTGCTTGGGACTAGAGAGAAAGGATTACAAGAAAATTGGAGCAAAGCTTAGG GATTTGGTCCCTTGCATCCTGGTGACATTCGACAAGGAGCAGGTCGTGATTTGGAGGG
- the LOC104730192 gene encoding calmodulin-binding protein 60 F: MDNSMNKRGHGHNQEYAETLPESKRQKLPALASVIMEAVKVDSLQRLCSTLEPLFRRIVSEEVEHALSRLESSKSTSRSPEPKKIQGLDGQNLQLRFRTRMPHHLFTGGKVEGEQSSAIHVVLIDANTGNIIQTGEESMAKLNIVVLDGDFNDEDDKDWTREHFGSFEVKEREGKRPILNGDRHVILKEGVGTLGKLTFTDNSSWIRSRKFRLGVKDASGFHIREAKTEPFAVKDHRGEIYKKHYPPALHDEVWRLDKIAKDGALHKKLLKSNIVTVEDFLRILMKDPQKLRSLLGSGMSNKMWDNTVGHAKTCVLDGKLYVYYTEQTHATGVVFNHIYEFRGLIANGHFLSLDSLNHDQKISADILVKTAYENWHKAVEYDDKLLNCLPAVAKKEMKSLPGPKMAQNHQTQQKTLQTANGYSAVPQHLIEYPFVQEPSNQLRDYTSMESSSVSGSYSGGLEDIFTEEIRGRSSEMLETDDMQSLLKTFGISGGFGHNDESCYGFSDQYKAQIDKGNGREGGRGSGKAVVGWLKLKAALRWGIFIRKKAAERRPQIVEID, from the exons ATGGATAATTCTATGAACAAGAGAGGACATGGACACAATCAAGAGTATGCAGAGACCTTGCCAGAATCAAAGAGACAGAAGCTTCCTGCTTTGGCAAG tGTCATCATGGAAGCTGTCAAGGTAGATAGTCTGCAGAGGCTATGCTCGACTTTGGAACCATTATTTCGAAGAATT GTCAGTGAAGAGGTGGAACATGCCTTGTCGAGGTTGGAGAGCTCGAAATCTACTTCAAG ATCTCCAGAACCGAAGAAGATTCAAGGCCTCGATGGACAAAACCTGCAACTTCGGTTCAGAACAAGAATGCCTCATCACTTATTCACAGGTGGGAAAGTCGAGGGAGAGCAAAGCTCAGCCATTCACGTGGTTCTTATAGATGCAAACACTGGAAATATAATCCAAACGGGAGAAGAATCAATGGCAAAGCTGAATATTGTCGTGTTAGATGGAGACTTcaatgatgaagatgacaaaGATTGGACGAGAGAACATTTTGGAAGCTTTGAAGTGAAAGAACGCGAAGGAAAACGTCCCATCCTGAATGGTGACAGACATGTGATACTTAAAGAAGGTGTTGGAACTCTTGGAAAACTTACTTTCACTGACAATTCGAGCTGGATTAGGAGCAGAAAGTTTAGACTTGGTGTAAAGGATGCTTCGGGGTTTCACATTCGTGAAGCTAAAACAGAGCCATTTGCTGTTAAAGATCACAGAGGAGAAA tataCAAGAAACATTATCCACCGGCTTTACATGATGAAGTCTGGAGATTGGATAAAATAGCAAAAGATGGAGCACTACACAAGAAGCTACTGAAATCTAACATCGTGACTGTTGAAGACTTCCTGCGGATACTCATGAAGGATCCACAGAAACTAAGAAGC TTACTTGGGAGTGGAATGTCAAATAAAATGTGGGATAACACGGTGGGGCACGCAAAGACCTGTGTCTTAGATGGGAAACTTTACGTCTATTACACAGAGCAAACACATGCGACAGGCGTTGtctttaatcatatatatgaattcCGAGGCCTAATTGCCAATGGCCACTTCTTATCTCTGGACTCTCTTAACCATGACCAAAAG ATTTCTGCAGACATTTTGGTGAAGACGGCTTACGAGAACTGGCATAAAGCGGTTGAGTATGACGATAAGCTATTGAATTGCTTACCAGCTGTTGCTAAGAAGGAAATGAAAAGCTTGCCGGGGCCAAAAATGGCTCAGAACCATCAAACGCAGCAAAAGACTCTGCAGACTGCGAATGGCTACTCAGCAGTTCCTCAGCATCTGATAGAGTATCCTTTTGTGCAAGAACCTAGTAATCAGTTACGAGACTACACATCGATGGAGAGTTCTTCTGTTTCAGGCTCATACAGTGGAGGCCTTGAAGATATTTTCACGGAGGAAATTCGAGGGAGGAGTTCTGAGATGCTTGAGACCGATGATATGCAGAGTTTGCTGAAGACATTTGGGATATCAGGCGGGTTTGGTCATAACGATGAGTCCTGTTACGGTTTCAGTGATCAGTATAAAGCTCAGATAGATAAGGGTAATGGGAGAGAAGGAGGTAGAGGCTCAGGGAAAGCTGTAGTTGGATGGCTTAAGCTTAAAGCTGCTCTGAGATGGGGTATTTTTATACGCAAGAAAGCTGCAGAGAGGAGGCCTCAAATTGTGGAGATCGATTAA